From the Gossypium hirsutum isolate 1008001.06 chromosome A02, Gossypium_hirsutum_v2.1, whole genome shotgun sequence genome, the window TGTGGTAAGAAGCTTGATGCCTCTTGATTTCGGATTCACTCGAATGCAACTATTGGATAACAAAAACTCTCaggataaaaaaaaaaattctccatCAACGAAAGATTCAAATCTTAGGACAATTCAGATGGTCCACAAGCAAAATGTGACCCACatcatcattcattcattgcCTACTTTAATGTCATGATAAGATTCTACGAATTCAGTTTATCTCAAACCATAACGTGCCCCGCAAGAAAGGgtgtaaaaaaaacaataatttcattaattttcaatCACTTCGTTTATCTGTAAATCAGCTATTTCTATGGGAGATCTAACCTTGTCAATAAGGCTCTATCTATACACAAAACACATATGCAACAAAGCACCAAATGACATGCTAGCACTGATTATGTCATATATTTACAGCTGATTTCAGTTTTCACTATTCATGAGTGCTGTTGTCACCAGATTCTACCTTTATTATAAGAGGCTGCTGAAGATCCACTGGTGCTTCACTATCAACCGGCAATTCCGGCGATGATCCTACGGTGCTATCTACGTCCTCGCTTTCAGCCAATGCTTTGTCCAGTGCCGTTTTCGCGACTTTAGTCACACAAATCATTAGAACCACTGCATATGTAAAATCAACAATACAAATGTCAAAATGTTGTCAAATCATAAAACAAGGATTATAATTCAATAATGAAGTGTTTCCTTCAACTACCATATAATATAATCACATAAGATACCAATCTAGTCCCTTTAATTGTTTGCCCCATTTGATTACGCCGATGACATGACATTATATTTTAATCCCTAAATTATTAGGTTAAACCCAACTCTACTCAAAAGTCAAAAACATTATATCTATCTAATAAAATAGAAAAGACAAAGCAATTAGCAATGTAGCTCTTGTGTTCAAGGTGATATTATGAGTTTTATTGCATGAATGGCCTCACTGTCAAGGTTGTAATAATTGAACTTTGTTTGCACCCCAATAGGCAAGTAAACATATTGAGTGGAGTCTGTAAGTGTTATGTTCGGGAATACTAAATAGTAGACCTATCCAAAAGTCGGTATACCTACCTGGCCCAATAGGCACGACCTGCCCAACCCGAGCTGTGGACAAGGTCATTCCCATCAGGCCAGGTCAAAAACAACTATtttgataaaagaaaaacaatatttttatttatacttaattataaaattgGAAAAGCACCATGAAGGCCCTTGTACTaagagttggattgcattttaccTCATCTActaaaaaaaagtgtaaaatacgTTAAATCAATGAATAAACTAGTCCTTTTGTTAAaagtttcatccatttttactgttaaaaactggtccTTGTACATCAACATAAGGTACATGTGACACATCATGTGTAATTGTCTCATTATTTTATCAGCCATGCCagttttaatagtataaatagatgaaatttttaataaaaaagaccagtttgctctttgatctaacgtgtAAAGACTAAtatgcccattttttgagtaaagagggcaaaatgcaatctaactcctatTACAGGGGCCTCCTTGGTACTTTTACCTTATGAAATCATATataaacattaacataaaatatttttaatattttattgtctAGATTAGTTTGTATGGGCTATTCAGGCCGGTTTGAGCCCCACCGAAATAGGCTTGGACAAAGGATTACCAAAAGTTCGGCTGGCTCAACCTGGCCCATGGATTTCAAAATAATCATGAATGTTACATGACTCGTGTTTTATCACACAACTTGCATCCTCTAATGCATGCATTCACAAATGTCAGCAACTTACCAGACACAACAAGGCCCAATATGAGAAATGCCTGCATTCAGAAAGTAAAACATGGATAAGAATTCAAGACATAAATGACATGAAGCAAGTGAAGTGTATCTTTCTTGTCCTAATTGGGACTGCCGAATATAAACACAAAATGTACTGAGGTTCATTTTGGCGCCTGTCACAGGAAAGAGTCCTACATAGAAGTAACTCGAAATACATTTTCCAGGCCTAAAACATATCTCAGTCATTATCATTCTAAATAAAATGACAGTATAGAAAGAATAATATGACTTACCCAACGAGCAGTTGAAAACTCATTCCATCCATGCGTCACATCAGAAAGATCCTTAAGTGTTGTTCCGACATAAACTAAAGCAAGGGTTATTGGCTGTAAGAAACACAAATCTCGAAGTTAAATCCCAAGTATAACGAAACCACCATAAACAGAAACTATTGGGAAGAATGTTAGGAAGGTTATAGTTCAATACCACCATCCCTAACCAGGAGGCCAGCAAGTATTCTCCTAATGAGACAGGAGTCACCGACAACAGATAATTCAACATGCTGAAAGGGAGCAAGGGTGCAAGTCGAAGCAGCAAAATAATCTGTCCACTAAGAGAAGTGAGTTAAGAAGTCCATGAAAGAGATTTTTGAGCAGCAAATAAAACAGTCAATCCAAATAGCTGCACTGCCTAGTTAGGGAATTGTAATGTTAATCATTTGTCTTCtcaataaaacttaataaaaaagtGTTGTCACAGAAATCATCTGCAAAAATATAAATGTCACCAGATTAGAGGAACTTCGAATTAGGATTACCAAACATACATAGGACATTATCCATAATTCAAATCATATAGAAAGGATTGAATGAACAAAAACACTTGAATGTAGCAAGTGATAGATGCCAATGCTTTATAAGAGAACTATTTTTCCTCCAGGGACACATTAAACATTACATTTCAACAATGTCAAATTAGGATTAGCAAATATGCATAAGATCTTATCAAAACTCAGAGCCatatagaaaagaaaaagcatgCAGAAACTTTTCAAAATAACAATGTGATATGTATCACTAAACAAAATTTGGTTATTCCACCATGTGGCTAATAGCATTTTTCAGTAAGTAATGATACCTTCACATTAATGCTCCGTTTGGTTACTAGTGTAACAACATGAGGAAACAAGcttatttattacatatgtattacaatagttagacataaaataagaatagttagtacaaatttaaacttggAATTAGAAAGATGAGTAAAAACTCTTATAAAATATACGACCTCTtcaaaataagtgaaattttTCCTTCCCTTTGCTAAAAGTCATAGGAGTGGCTAAATATTACTAATTGAATTATTTGGTTGCTAACTCATATACTAAAACATGTGGAAAAAATAATACTCCTACCAAACATAGCATAAGTGTTATTTACACCAAATAACATCAAATGATAAGACTTTAGGAAAATTTAGGAAATGTTATATGGTGTTTTAAAACACAGGCCTCATAGATATACAGCTTAAGAACCAATAATcatcctttaaaaattaatacGAAGCATGCAAACCTTAAAGCCAGATCTCTGTATTGCAATTGCTACTAACCGGAACTGAGGATAATCTTTCAACCTAGTTACAACCAATGATCTCCCAAGCTGTACAAGAACATCATAATTCTAATAAGATGAAAATTGAATGAGACACGCCAAAACTAATTAAAAAGGAAAGTAATATAAAGCAAGATATGAAAATtagtgaaaaataatatataacacaTCAATACGTTGTTTTTTTGAATGAAAGATAAAGCGGTAAGACATTAAACCAAAAGTTtcataagaaatcaataagcataCTGTTCTGCCCAGAAGGAATGCTGCTCCCGCACCAACAGTTGCACCAACAGAATCTGAAATGAAGCCCAGAAGTAATCCAAAAAGATAACCGCCACCAAGCTGAAGGATAAAACACAATAACTTGTAATGTTAAAACCTTATTTCTTTCTGATTTAATGTATGTAAGGATATTTCAATATCAACTATTGAACAAGTTTTAGGAAGAAGAATGATTCTCTCTTGTTACTTCTAATCTGAATACAGCCTTTTAAAgaatagcaggaaaaataaaaaaggaaataatctctagaaattagcctatccctaaaaattagtaatttgattatgGCTAATAGTACAAGGAAATTCCTAGCACTAACGTAGAAAATCTGCTTAATTTAAGGAAttccaacactccccctcaagctggagtgTAGATGTGAATCAAACCCAGCTTGCCCATAATTTCTTCGAACATTTTTCTTGAAATGCAACCCCTTACCAGGAGTCCCTTTTAAGTATCTCAATATCCTGTAGGCAGCTTCCAAATGTTTCTCCCGTTGATATCTCCCCCTATCTACTTCTTCTCCATCCTTATCAATTCCTAATTTAAGGTTGGATTCCATAGGAGTCTTGTCTATGTTCTTTGGAGTTTCTACAGAGTCAACATTAGAAACAAAGGCATTGTAGGATTT encodes:
- the LOC121214752 gene encoding TVP38/TMEM64 family membrane protein slr0305, with amino-acid sequence MAFTKGSVLRIALLLVLLAAIIYACFTLPIEAILKDFLLWVEKDLGPWGPLVLAVAYIPLTVLAVPASVLTLGGGYLFGLLLGFISDSVGATVGAGAAFLLGRTLGRSLVVTRLKDYPQFRLVAIAIQRSGFKIILLLRLAPLLPFSMLNYLLSVTPVSLGEYLLASWLGMVPITLALVYVGTTLKDLSDVTHGWNEFSTARWAFLILGLVVSVVLMICVTKVAKTALDKALAESEDVDSTVGSSPELPVDSEAPVDLQQPLIIKVESGDNSTHE